In Persicimonas caeni, a single window of DNA contains:
- a CDS encoding Hsp33 family molecular chaperone HslO, translating to MTAQPQQDHTVRAMTDKDGFRAIAIRSTDTVRRAIETQGVSGDVARMYAELLTGAVLIRETMAPKMRVQVILKRTEGGSMVADSHPDGMTRGLVNLRGNTQIELGDKTHLQIIRELPNGELHQGVVATTPEHGLSASLTTYMLRSEQVEGAIGVGCKLDGDEVVAAGGYIVQHMPKADLMALVRVTDHLEQLGHTEDLLVEVDADPKALLDRMLEGIDYDVLQEDEVHFGCNCSSERFLSSLATLGRSDLEELVEDDEPLDITCDYCAEKYRISTVRVRSLLDAV from the coding sequence ATGACCGCCCAACCCCAACAAGATCACACCGTCCGCGCGATGACCGACAAAGACGGCTTTCGCGCCATCGCCATCCGCAGCACCGACACGGTGCGCCGAGCCATCGAAACTCAGGGGGTCAGCGGCGACGTGGCCCGCATGTATGCCGAGTTGTTGACCGGCGCCGTGCTCATCCGAGAGACGATGGCCCCCAAGATGCGCGTACAGGTGATCCTCAAGCGCACCGAGGGCGGCAGCATGGTCGCCGACTCGCATCCCGATGGCATGACCCGTGGGCTGGTCAATCTGCGCGGCAATACCCAGATCGAGTTGGGTGACAAAACCCACCTGCAGATCATCCGAGAGCTGCCCAATGGCGAGTTGCATCAAGGGGTCGTCGCCACCACACCCGAGCACGGGTTGTCGGCGTCGTTGACCACCTACATGCTTCGCTCCGAGCAGGTCGAGGGCGCCATCGGCGTGGGCTGCAAGCTCGACGGCGACGAGGTCGTCGCGGCCGGCGGCTACATCGTCCAGCATATGCCCAAAGCGGACCTGATGGCGCTCGTGCGCGTCACCGACCACCTCGAGCAGCTCGGCCACACCGAAGATTTGTTGGTGGAGGTCGACGCCGATCCGAAGGCCCTCCTCGACCGCATGCTCGAAGGCATCGACTACGACGTGCTCCAAGAGGACGAGGTCCACTTCGGCTGCAATTGCAGCAGCGAGCGCTTCCTGAGCTCGCTGGCAACGCTCGGCCGCTCCGACCTCGAAGAGCTCGTCGAAGACGACGAGCCCCTCGATATCACATGCGATTATTGCGCAGAGAAATACCGCATCAGCACCGTGCGCGTGCGCTCGTTGCTCGATGCGGTATAA
- a CDS encoding helicase-related protein codes for MTVIPAGALIRNREVPELGSGRVIAELEGGAAKVVFENSDEVREVRLQHADIVRQPLMPGTLVKVQRGDKVLEGEITDVDWPDSPRELCVYMVDIDGDEDTIFESQITPREPASSDPRDHFGALHWRGPFRFFSRWDMHRTISRWYEDSEGLPTMIGARIVPQLHEVHAVRNVLWDTKRRYLLADEDAQARLYEAGMVIQRMYASDPHLRVLVIAPGRRTHRWQTDLEQRFGNRSFVRVDASHLEANPQERWAAVSHNQRLIVSMGCLQQFPQACSELILGAGWDMVVFDDVHRLRHNDPAYDCLSAVSLESEHVLMLGALPETPDAASLAPMLALLRPGVYDATDTAAVQARLDGLDGDHLERRVVRSSRERLEQYDVTWNEREHEVLRYEPDESERAIAEHLQALPPESLGNPLQLALRGLYYAAAAGAPDRLFAMLDERLESIETTAGNAHQELLPFDLLGIDAGPREEEMLWDMIVAGASEMDGEGEWIAEAMSLVGQWHAESEMACARFEAAAGWIEAFLAEENEAEDDEEDDGEPPRKVLVACTSEQSAQDLSFFLESRFEMDAVEVVHARQPAPEQNDAVERFRRDATCRVLVCDETGAAGRDLSNASVIVHVEQPWSATRVERRISWVDQIHRNRETPVRSVVLVGPTGVEQALHELYDEVLGVYAATSYDREYTVADIDRDIWMAACAGQEAVGGLVARTKEKLDSLAEVDTTAYQAALDASDERLEADAEFADLLDFVDGVADSLPIRHWARMLGIQDHSAGPGIYDFKWHWKNVRRGLTGFDTSPEDVDFLMPQEQVEMMSGTFSRKRALRSENLEFFAPGHRFIDALIEDALAPTDGRTTVFARRLGPQNRGKAYLNVVALAQLDPEAWGAHDMPPGLINRAYRHLWPESISVPVEIDLKGRRDPRIVEDWDLIQKIEESYQGPEADQKIEYEIFIQAIEDIARFRKLLNEAVELALEKLKEDRAGLVDGAAAELGDDLAAEMEVLKAEAASDDEQRANEAAYELELLEKLIDSVRHEKLELDALAIVVAGTPQILMR; via the coding sequence ATGACCGTAATCCCCGCCGGCGCGCTTATTCGTAACCGTGAAGTCCCTGAACTCGGCTCTGGCCGCGTGATCGCGGAACTCGAGGGAGGGGCCGCCAAGGTTGTCTTCGAAAACTCCGATGAAGTGCGCGAGGTACGCCTGCAGCACGCCGATATCGTGCGCCAGCCGCTGATGCCGGGTACGCTGGTCAAGGTCCAACGCGGCGACAAAGTGCTCGAAGGCGAGATCACCGACGTCGACTGGCCCGACTCGCCGCGCGAGTTGTGCGTCTATATGGTCGACATCGACGGTGACGAAGACACCATCTTCGAGTCGCAGATTACCCCCCGCGAGCCCGCCTCGAGCGATCCGCGCGACCATTTCGGCGCGCTGCACTGGCGCGGGCCCTTCCGATTCTTCTCGCGCTGGGACATGCACCGCACGATCTCGCGCTGGTACGAGGACTCGGAGGGACTTCCGACGATGATCGGCGCGCGCATCGTGCCGCAGTTGCACGAAGTGCACGCGGTGCGAAACGTGCTGTGGGATACCAAGCGGCGCTACCTGCTCGCAGACGAGGATGCTCAGGCTCGCCTGTACGAGGCGGGGATGGTCATCCAGCGCATGTATGCCTCCGATCCGCACCTGCGCGTGCTGGTCATCGCCCCGGGGCGGCGCACCCATCGCTGGCAGACCGACCTGGAGCAGCGGTTCGGAAACCGCTCGTTCGTGCGTGTCGACGCCAGCCACCTGGAGGCCAATCCCCAGGAGCGCTGGGCCGCGGTGAGCCACAACCAGCGTCTAATCGTCTCGATGGGTTGTCTGCAGCAGTTTCCCCAGGCGTGCTCCGAGCTGATCTTGGGGGCGGGATGGGACATGGTGGTCTTCGATGACGTGCACCGCCTTCGCCACAATGACCCGGCCTATGACTGTCTGTCGGCCGTGTCGCTGGAGAGTGAGCACGTTTTGATGCTCGGCGCGCTTCCCGAGACGCCCGATGCTGCCAGCCTGGCGCCGATGCTGGCGCTGCTTCGTCCGGGCGTCTACGACGCGACCGATACAGCGGCGGTCCAAGCCCGGCTCGACGGACTCGACGGCGACCACTTGGAGCGCCGCGTGGTCCGAAGCAGCCGCGAGCGACTCGAGCAGTACGATGTCACGTGGAACGAGCGCGAGCACGAGGTGCTTCGCTACGAGCCCGACGAGAGCGAGCGCGCCATCGCCGAACATCTGCAAGCGCTGCCACCGGAGAGCCTGGGCAATCCCTTGCAGCTCGCCCTCCGGGGGCTCTACTACGCCGCGGCGGCAGGCGCTCCCGACCGGCTCTTCGCGATGCTCGACGAGCGCCTCGAATCCATCGAGACGACGGCGGGCAACGCCCACCAGGAACTGCTTCCCTTCGACCTACTCGGCATCGACGCCGGGCCGCGCGAAGAAGAGATGCTGTGGGATATGATCGTGGCCGGCGCCAGCGAAATGGACGGCGAAGGCGAGTGGATCGCCGAGGCGATGAGCCTGGTTGGCCAGTGGCACGCCGAATCCGAGATGGCCTGCGCGCGCTTCGAGGCCGCAGCCGGGTGGATCGAGGCGTTTTTGGCCGAGGAGAACGAAGCCGAAGACGATGAGGAGGACGACGGCGAGCCGCCGCGCAAGGTCTTGGTGGCCTGCACCTCCGAGCAATCGGCCCAGGACCTGTCGTTCTTTTTGGAGAGCCGCTTCGAAATGGACGCTGTCGAGGTGGTTCACGCACGCCAGCCTGCGCCCGAGCAAAACGACGCCGTCGAGCGGTTCCGCCGCGATGCGACGTGTCGTGTGCTGGTGTGTGACGAGACTGGCGCGGCTGGGCGCGACCTGTCGAACGCTTCGGTCATCGTGCACGTCGAGCAGCCGTGGTCGGCCACCCGCGTCGAGCGACGCATCTCGTGGGTCGACCAGATCCACCGCAATCGCGAGACCCCGGTGCGCTCGGTGGTGCTCGTCGGGCCCACCGGCGTCGAGCAAGCTCTGCACGAGCTATATGACGAGGTGCTCGGGGTGTACGCGGCGACGTCGTACGACCGAGAGTACACCGTTGCCGACATCGACCGTGACATTTGGATGGCGGCCTGCGCCGGCCAAGAGGCCGTCGGCGGGCTAGTCGCACGGACTAAAGAGAAACTCGACTCCCTCGCCGAGGTCGACACGACCGCTTATCAGGCGGCGCTGGACGCCTCCGATGAGCGTTTGGAGGCCGACGCCGAGTTCGCCGACTTGCTCGATTTTGTCGACGGGGTCGCCGACTCGCTGCCCATCCGCCACTGGGCGCGCATGCTCGGCATCCAAGATCATTCGGCGGGGCCGGGTATCTACGATTTCAAGTGGCACTGGAAGAACGTGCGTCGCGGCCTTACCGGCTTCGACACCAGCCCCGAGGATGTCGACTTTTTGATGCCTCAAGAGCAAGTCGAGATGATGTCGGGCACGTTCAGTCGCAAGCGGGCGCTTCGAAGTGAAAACCTCGAGTTCTTCGCCCCGGGCCACCGGTTTATCGACGCGCTTATCGAAGACGCGCTCGCCCCTACCGATGGTCGCACCACCGTGTTCGCGCGCCGTCTGGGTCCCCAGAACCGAGGCAAAGCCTATCTCAACGTAGTCGCGCTCGCTCAGCTCGACCCTGAAGCCTGGGGAGCGCACGACATGCCGCCGGGACTCATCAACCGCGCCTATCGGCATTTGTGGCCCGAGTCGATCTCGGTACCCGTCGAGATCGACCTCAAAGGCCGCAGAGACCCGCGCATCGTCGAAGATTGGGATCTGATCCAGAAGATCGAGGAGAGCTACCAAGGCCCCGAGGCCGACCAGAAGATCGAATACGAGATCTTCATCCAGGCCATCGAAGACATCGCCCGCTTCCGAAAGCTTCTCAACGAAGCCGTCGAGCTGGCCTTGGAGAAGTTGAAGGAAGACCGCGCCGGGCTGGTCGATGGAGCGGCCGCCGAGTTGGGCGACGACCTCGCCGCCGAGATGGAGGTCTTGAAGGCCGAGGCGGCCAGCGACGACGAGCAGCGCGCGAACGAAGCTGCCTACGAGCTCGAGCTGCTCGAAAAGCTCATCGACAGCGTGCGCCACGAGAAGCTCGAGCTCGACGCTCTTGCTATCGTCGTGGCGGGCACGCCCCAGATTTTGATGAGATAA
- a CDS encoding LNS2 domain-containing protein, translating into MKKRRTRALFLSVVALTWLWSASVSAQELDLEDHSACSYPDGFPKLPEADWRHSRSELIADVGEPWHFARDAVTVTNSGVELQAKFTYGDVSKDMEDEKVRVLLQTCDGWQKLGEALTDDDGWMQLDYTGALEPGVYRVLFQQVADGTYATSKLWVVPKGTKVAIFDIDGTLTTGDEEIFAEVTDDIVDVGDYVPEAYPGGKEISKYYAQRGYLLVYLTGRPYWLAQHSRNWLVDEGMADGVLRLTTTHSDSWPSDSAVGEFKLAELRLLQAAGLSVDVAHGNATTDISAYIGAGVPKEQIWIIGPHAGEQGTQKVKKGWDATLDALQSQQPTADR; encoded by the coding sequence ATGAAAAAACGACGCACCCGAGCACTGTTCTTGTCGGTGGTCGCTCTCACGTGGTTGTGGAGCGCGAGTGTGAGCGCGCAGGAACTCGATTTGGAGGACCACAGCGCGTGTAGTTATCCAGACGGGTTTCCCAAGTTGCCTGAGGCCGATTGGCGCCACTCACGCAGCGAGCTCATCGCCGACGTTGGAGAGCCGTGGCATTTTGCCCGCGATGCTGTGACCGTGACCAACTCAGGGGTCGAATTGCAGGCCAAGTTCACCTATGGCGACGTCTCCAAGGATATGGAAGACGAGAAGGTCCGGGTGCTCCTCCAGACCTGCGACGGTTGGCAAAAGCTCGGCGAGGCGCTCACCGACGACGACGGCTGGATGCAACTCGACTATACTGGGGCGCTCGAACCCGGGGTCTACCGCGTCCTCTTCCAGCAAGTCGCCGACGGCACCTATGCGACGTCCAAGCTCTGGGTGGTGCCCAAAGGGACCAAAGTAGCCATTTTCGACATCGACGGGACGCTGACCACAGGGGACGAAGAGATCTTCGCCGAGGTCACCGACGACATTGTCGACGTCGGCGATTACGTGCCCGAGGCTTATCCCGGCGGAAAGGAAATCAGCAAGTACTACGCTCAGCGCGGTTATCTGCTCGTCTACCTTACCGGTCGTCCCTACTGGCTCGCCCAGCACAGCCGCAATTGGCTTGTCGACGAGGGCATGGCCGACGGGGTGCTGCGGTTGACGACGACCCACAGCGATTCGTGGCCCTCCGATTCGGCCGTCGGCGAGTTCAAGCTGGCCGAGCTTCGGTTGCTGCAGGCCGCGGGCCTGTCGGTCGACGTCGCCCACGGCAACGCCACGACCGATATCAGCGCCTATATCGGCGCAGGTGTGCCCAAAGAGCAGATCTGGATCATCGGTCCTCACGCAGGCGAGCAAGGGACTCAGAAAGTCAAAAAAGGGTGGGATGCAACGCTGGATGCGTTGCAGAGTCAGCAGCCGACGGCGGATCGATGA
- a CDS encoding helix-turn-helix domain-containing protein — protein sequence MADTRDEKPNPISCGRRLVGGNIRRLRLERDMSQEDLAFEAGINRAYLSTVENGKRNISIDNIIAVANALTVDPRELLRPLDQASKG from the coding sequence ATGGCTGACACACGTGACGAAAAACCCAACCCGATCTCCTGCGGCCGGCGCCTTGTCGGCGGCAATATCCGGCGCTTGAGGCTCGAGCGTGATATGTCTCAGGAGGACCTTGCCTTCGAAGCAGGGATCAACCGCGCCTATCTGTCGACGGTCGAAAACGGCAAACGCAATATCTCCATCGACAATATTATCGCGGTCGCCAACGCTCTGACGGTGGATCCGCGCGAACTCCTTCGGCCCTTGGACCAGGCCAGCAAAGGCTGA
- a CDS encoding peptidylprolyl isomerase, translating to MTTQIGNPMKLPRRIALATTAALILAGCASSSSADGAADAPTERAPLTEPDDAATSEAEREADQAGEGADAKSAADKADKPVIHATGPVAMIDGEEISAERYNAQIENRTRAMGGQMPPSMANMLKKRVLDRLIEQRLVDQRLAAEKNLEVSDREVEDEFAEFVERFPSRQAFETFLDRNGLSEEEMRQNLAKDLRLRKLLKREYKLEVTEQDIEDYYDSNLERFEKDEQVRARHILVKVAKGATAAEETEARQRAADLVQKAKRPNADFGELAKKHSEGPSASRGGDLGYFPRQRMVPEFSKAAFSLNPGEISQPVRTQFGFHVIMVEDVKPAGRTPLEEAKSQIRQQLERKQYRGAMKKLIAKLEADATIERKPENIEVNVEKSDDMQPAIKGSEALRKKLQKRLRQQQRKQNQQP from the coding sequence ATGACCACACAGATTGGGAACCCGATGAAATTGCCCCGCCGCATTGCTCTCGCTACCACCGCTGCGTTGATCCTCGCAGGCTGTGCCTCCTCTTCGTCGGCCGATGGAGCGGCGGACGCGCCCACCGAGCGCGCTCCGCTGACCGAGCCGGACGACGCGGCTACCTCCGAGGCGGAGCGGGAGGCCGACCAGGCCGGTGAGGGCGCAGATGCAAAGTCAGCCGCTGACAAAGCCGACAAGCCGGTGATTCACGCGACCGGACCGGTCGCCATGATCGATGGCGAGGAGATTTCTGCCGAAAGGTACAACGCCCAGATCGAGAACCGGACCCGGGCAATGGGCGGGCAGATGCCGCCGAGCATGGCGAACATGCTCAAAAAGCGCGTGCTCGACCGCCTGATCGAGCAGAGGCTGGTCGATCAGCGCCTCGCGGCCGAAAAGAATCTCGAGGTCAGCGACCGCGAGGTCGAAGACGAGTTTGCCGAATTCGTCGAGCGCTTTCCCAGTCGCCAAGCGTTCGAGACCTTTCTCGACCGCAACGGTCTGAGCGAAGAGGAGATGCGCCAGAACTTGGCCAAAGATCTTCGGCTCCGAAAGCTCTTGAAAAGGGAGTACAAGCTCGAGGTCACCGAACAGGATATCGAGGACTACTACGACTCGAATCTCGAGCGCTTCGAGAAGGACGAGCAGGTGCGGGCACGCCACATTCTCGTCAAAGTCGCCAAGGGAGCCACGGCCGCCGAGGAGACCGAGGCCCGACAGCGAGCCGCCGACCTCGTGCAGAAGGCCAAGAGGCCCAACGCCGATTTCGGCGAACTCGCCAAGAAGCACTCCGAGGGACCGTCCGCCAGCCGGGGAGGCGATCTCGGCTACTTCCCGCGACAGCGCATGGTCCCCGAGTTTTCGAAAGCAGCGTTCTCGCTCAATCCCGGCGAGATCTCGCAACCAGTGCGGACTCAATTTGGCTTTCACGTCATCATGGTCGAAGACGTCAAACCTGCAGGTCGCACTCCTCTCGAGGAGGCGAAGTCCCAGATTCGCCAGCAACTCGAGCGCAAGCAGTATCGCGGGGCCATGAAGAAATTGATCGCCAAGCTCGAAGCCGACGCAACCATCGAGCGCAAGCCGGAGAATATCGAGGTGAACGTCGAGAAGAGCGACGACATGCAGCCCGCGATCAAGGGCAGCGAGGCGTTGCGAAAGAAGCTGCAGAAGCGCTTACGCCAGCAGCAGCGCAAACAGAACCAGCAACCTTAA
- the hemN gene encoding oxygen-independent coproporphyrinogen III oxidase — MSQQTAQTQTDREQFVVDIDLLKKYNVAGPRYTSYPTALHFDEQVDAATVRRRLVEQLDRSRPMSLYFHLPFCRRLCWYCACTKVITGDRSKSRDYLELLEREMSLRDEITAGRPVVQMHFGGGTPTFLSADEIRLLGERIHEHFDFDRHAEISVEIDPREFDPAKAKALAEIGFNRASLGIQDSNPEVQQAINRIQPMDQNRQTVSWLRATGINSINVDLIYGLPHQTLESFERTIDDVLELDPDRFAIYSYAHVPWVNPAQKHLEKTGLPSADTKLQLLKLVIERLCAEGYVYIGMDHFARPDDELAVAQRTGKLQRNFQGYSTWGGTEIMAYGMSAISQSEDMYFQNYKGLDDYGQALQAGQGPAYRGVILSEEDQIRRQAIMEVMCRAQVDYAAMSEQMDIDFASYFAEDIASLDELEEDGLVRRHPDRLEITETGRLFIRNIAMKFDGYLKAGQDGPRSYSKTV, encoded by the coding sequence ATGTCCCAACAGACTGCCCAAACTCAAACCGATCGTGAGCAATTCGTCGTCGATATCGACCTGCTCAAAAAATACAACGTCGCCGGCCCGCGCTACACGTCGTATCCCACGGCGTTGCATTTTGATGAACAGGTCGACGCGGCCACCGTGCGTCGGCGCCTCGTCGAGCAACTCGATCGCAGCCGGCCGATGTCGCTGTATTTCCACCTGCCGTTCTGTCGACGGCTGTGCTGGTACTGCGCATGCACCAAGGTCATCACCGGCGATCGCAGCAAGAGTCGCGACTATCTGGAGTTGCTCGAGCGCGAGATGTCGTTGCGCGACGAGATTACCGCGGGGCGCCCGGTCGTGCAGATGCACTTTGGTGGGGGCACCCCGACCTTCTTGAGTGCCGACGAGATCCGCCTGCTCGGCGAGCGCATCCACGAGCACTTCGACTTCGACCGGCACGCCGAGATCAGCGTCGAGATCGACCCGCGCGAATTCGACCCGGCCAAGGCCAAAGCGCTGGCTGAGATCGGTTTCAACCGCGCCTCACTGGGCATTCAAGACAGCAACCCTGAGGTCCAGCAGGCGATCAACCGCATCCAGCCGATGGACCAGAACCGCCAGACGGTCTCGTGGCTTCGAGCCACCGGGATCAACTCGATCAACGTCGACCTGATCTACGGACTGCCGCACCAGACCTTGGAGTCGTTCGAGCGCACTATCGACGATGTGCTCGAACTCGACCCCGACCGGTTTGCGATCTACAGCTATGCGCACGTGCCGTGGGTCAATCCCGCCCAAAAACACCTGGAGAAGACGGGCCTTCCCTCGGCCGATACCAAATTGCAACTGCTCAAGCTGGTCATCGAGCGGCTGTGTGCCGAAGGCTATGTCTATATCGGCATGGATCACTTCGCTCGTCCCGACGACGAACTCGCCGTCGCCCAGCGCACCGGCAAGCTGCAGCGCAATTTCCAAGGCTACAGCACCTGGGGCGGCACCGAGATCATGGCCTATGGCATGTCGGCCATCTCGCAGTCCGAAGATATGTATTTTCAAAATTACAAAGGTCTCGACGACTACGGGCAGGCGCTTCAGGCGGGGCAGGGGCCCGCTTATCGCGGCGTGATCCTCTCCGAGGAGGACCAGATTCGCCGCCAGGCTATCATGGAGGTTATGTGTCGCGCCCAGGTCGACTACGCGGCGATGTCCGAGCAGATGGACATCGACTTTGCCTCGTATTTCGCCGAGGACATCGCCAGCTTGGACGAGCTCGAGGAAGACGGCTTGGTGCGTCGCCATCCCGACCGCCTCGAGATTACTGAAACGGGGAGGTTATTTATTCGTAACATTGCGATGAAGTTCGACGGCTATCTCAAAGCGGGTCAAGACGGCCCGCGGAGTTACTCTAAAACCGTTTGA
- the arsC gene encoding arsenate reductase (glutaredoxin) (This arsenate reductase requires both glutathione and glutaredoxin to convert arsenate to arsenite, after which the efflux transporter formed by ArsA and ArsB can extrude the arsenite from the cell, providing resistance.): MGTKNVEIWHYPRCSKSRKTLALLEERGIEPEVRKYRQDPPDADTLGDVLDKLGMSPRELMRKKEDEYKELGLDDESLSRDELIEAMVDNPILIERPVVIAGDKAALGRPPENVLSLFEEA; encoded by the coding sequence GTGGGAACGAAAAACGTCGAAATCTGGCACTATCCGCGCTGCAGCAAGTCGCGAAAAACCCTCGCCCTCCTCGAAGAGCGCGGCATCGAGCCCGAGGTTCGCAAGTATCGCCAAGATCCGCCCGACGCCGACACTCTGGGCGACGTGCTCGACAAACTGGGCATGAGCCCGCGCGAGTTGATGCGCAAAAAGGAGGACGAGTACAAGGAACTGGGCCTGGACGACGAGAGCCTCAGCCGCGACGAGCTCATCGAGGCGATGGTCGACAACCCCATCCTCATCGAGCGCCCGGTGGTCATCGCCGGCGACAAGGCCGCGCTGGGACGACCGCCCGAGAACGTCTTGTCGCTCTTCGAGGAGGCCTGA
- a CDS encoding DUF2270 domain-containing protein: protein MREPSTAVVHFYRAALAHADVWRQRLDTTTNWAVVTNAAIISFVLSSASTPHFILLLLVLLDLFFLLMESRRYQIYDIWHNRIRLMHQYVFAEALSGEARWDEERVAEKLGELADDLGHTVPRISLFDAIGFRIRRNYFYVLLVTLGAWFLKLDIHPSRPTSTAEFIGRAEFGPLGGTAVMTGAIALLVFALILAVRAPSDRLINWTQQPSPFRRLVPTGWLYRPPTAEEIEKHPENDEEKD from the coding sequence ATGAGAGAGCCCTCCACAGCCGTCGTCCACTTTTACCGCGCTGCCCTCGCCCACGCCGACGTATGGCGCCAGCGCCTCGACACGACCACAAACTGGGCCGTGGTGACCAACGCGGCGATCATCTCGTTCGTGCTCAGCTCGGCGAGCACGCCGCATTTCATCTTGCTCCTCCTGGTGCTCCTCGACCTGTTCTTTTTGCTCATGGAGTCGCGGCGCTACCAAATCTACGACATCTGGCACAACCGCATTCGGCTGATGCACCAGTACGTGTTCGCCGAAGCCCTCTCCGGAGAGGCTCGGTGGGACGAAGAGAGAGTGGCCGAAAAACTCGGCGAACTCGCCGACGATCTCGGCCACACGGTGCCGCGTATCAGCCTGTTCGACGCCATCGGCTTCCGCATCCGGCGAAACTACTTCTACGTGCTGCTGGTCACCCTCGGTGCCTGGTTTCTCAAGCTGGATATCCACCCGTCACGGCCGACGAGCACCGCCGAGTTTATCGGGCGGGCTGAATTCGGCCCGCTGGGAGGCACGGCAGTGATGACGGGGGCCATCGCCCTGCTGGTCTTTGCGCTCATCTTGGCCGTCCGCGCCCCCTCCGACCGGCTGATCAACTGGACCCAACAGCCCTCCCCGTTCCGACGCCTCGTTCCCACCGGCTGGCTGTACCGGCCGCCGACGGCCGAGGAGATTGAAAAGCACCCGGAGAACGACGAGGAGAAGGACTAA
- a CDS encoding helix-turn-helix transcriptional regulator, with product MKKSLLSEAKAALIDMMKVEGEISVDDAVDELDLAKTTIRQHLQLLEQYGLVKRRQQRQGRGRPRIMYSLTEEAREFYPSLEGELLHELVEYLIQQGHLGLVDDFFRQRWRQDSERVMAQADAAGGNWQARMDALGAFLSDRGFLPEMDGETNGTQVKVCNCPYRSAVAATRLPCRLEIQLLEKLSGRKVERTEYILDGDPCCVYQFGKELAAET from the coding sequence ATGAAGAAGAGCCTACTCTCTGAGGCCAAAGCAGCGCTGATCGACATGATGAAAGTCGAGGGGGAAATCTCCGTCGACGACGCAGTTGACGAGCTGGACCTGGCCAAGACGACCATTCGACAACACCTGCAATTGCTCGAGCAGTACGGGTTGGTCAAGCGGCGCCAGCAGCGCCAAGGCCGCGGTCGCCCGCGGATCATGTACAGCCTGACTGAAGAAGCACGCGAGTTTTACCCCAGCCTCGAAGGTGAGTTGCTCCACGAACTGGTGGAGTATCTCATCCAGCAAGGTCACCTGGGCCTGGTCGATGACTTCTTTCGCCAGCGGTGGCGTCAGGACAGCGAACGTGTCATGGCTCAGGCCGACGCCGCCGGCGGCAATTGGCAGGCGCGCATGGACGCGCTGGGCGCCTTTCTGAGCGACCGCGGCTTTCTGCCCGAGATGGACGGCGAGACCAACGGCACCCAGGTCAAGGTGTGCAACTGTCCGTACCGCTCGGCGGTGGCGGCCACCCGCCTGCCGTGCCGGCTCGAAATCCAACTGCTCGAGAAGCTCAGCGGGCGCAAAGTCGAACGCACCGAATATATCCTCGACGGCGATCCGTGCTGTGTCTACCAGTTCGGTAAGGAACTCGCCGCGGAGACTTGA
- a CDS encoding alpha/beta fold hydrolase, translating to MGPIELHGLYRRRPGSDTLVTIVHGLGGHCDSAYAIDAAIAVEQAGFSCLRLCLRGAQGSGEDFYHAGLTDDLRAALSDADFERYDHLLVIGFSLGGHVALRTAVEGADARLRAVAAVCPPLDLGAVQRWLDAPARKVYREYILRELRDMYAHVDRRGRAPTPLERVRQVRTLREWDALTVAPRYGFAGPDDYYRQMSVGPRLGTLQIPALLVASHHDPMIPAGSIEPLVRQAPQLLELCWVDDGGHVFFPAALDAGLGQARGVVPQALEWLVTHR from the coding sequence GTGGGGCCGATCGAACTGCACGGCCTCTATCGGCGGCGGCCCGGCAGCGACACGCTGGTCACGATCGTCCACGGGTTGGGCGGGCACTGCGACAGCGCCTATGCCATCGACGCGGCCATCGCGGTCGAGCAGGCCGGCTTTTCCTGCTTGCGCCTCTGCCTTCGCGGCGCGCAGGGTAGCGGCGAAGACTTCTACCATGCCGGGCTGACCGACGATCTGCGCGCCGCGCTCTCCGACGCTGACTTCGAGCGCTACGATCATCTCCTGGTCATCGGATTCTCACTCGGCGGGCACGTCGCGCTGCGCACTGCGGTCGAAGGCGCCGACGCACGCCTGCGCGCGGTGGCTGCGGTCTGTCCGCCGCTCGATCTGGGGGCCGTGCAGCGGTGGCTCGACGCGCCGGCGCGCAAGGTCTACCGCGAATATATCCTGCGCGAGTTGCGCGACATGTACGCCCACGTCGACCGCCGCGGGCGCGCGCCCACCCCGCTGGAGCGGGTGCGCCAGGTGCGTACGCTGCGCGAGTGGGACGCCCTGACGGTGGCTCCGCGCTACGGCTTCGCGGGACCCGACGACTACTACCGTCAGATGAGCGTGGGCCCGCGTCTGGGCACGCTCCAGATCCCCGCGTTGCTGGTGGCCAGTCACCACGACCCGATGATTCCAGCCGGCAGCATCGAGCCCCTGGTGCGCCAGGCGCCCCAGCTCCTCGAGCTTTGCTGGGTCGACGACGGCGGTCATGTCTTTTTTCCCGCGGCACTCGACGCCGGGCTCGGCCAGGCCCGCGGAGTTGTTCCTCAGGCGCTGGAATGGCTTGTCACTCACCGGTGA